The Terriglobus tenax genome contains a region encoding:
- the alaC gene encoding alanine transaminase: protein MSDEFSRIKRLPPYVFNITGELKAAARKRGEDIIDFGMGNPDGATPQHIVDKMIEAVQKTRTHRYSLSKGIPRLRKAICDWYQRRYNVTLDPATESIMTIGSKEGIAHLCLAVLDKGDTVLVPNPSYPIHIYGPVIAGADVLSVPITDSTDEFLARIQDVIPRMTPRPKVLIVNFPANPTAQCVELPFFEKLVAICKEYGVWLVHDLAYADIAFDGYTPPSVMQVPGAKDIAVEFFTLSKSYNMPGWRVGFMVGNPTLVAALARIKSYFDYGTFTPIQVASILALEGPQECVHQICETYRSRRDVLVNGLNKLGWPVEMPKATMFAWAKIPEQYRHLKSLEFSKLMLEQAKVAVSPGIGFGEYGDDYVRFSLIENEERTRQALRGIKHMFSKPIGD, encoded by the coding sequence GTGAGCGACGAATTTTCACGCATCAAACGCCTTCCGCCCTATGTCTTCAACATAACCGGCGAGTTGAAGGCGGCGGCGCGCAAGCGCGGCGAAGACATCATCGACTTTGGCATGGGAAACCCTGACGGCGCGACGCCGCAGCATATCGTCGACAAGATGATTGAGGCCGTGCAGAAGACGCGCACGCACCGGTACTCGCTTTCCAAGGGCATTCCGCGTCTGCGCAAGGCCATCTGCGACTGGTACCAGCGCCGCTACAACGTCACGCTGGACCCTGCGACCGAATCGATCATGACCATCGGCTCCAAGGAGGGCATCGCCCACCTGTGCCTGGCCGTGCTGGACAAGGGCGACACCGTGTTGGTGCCCAACCCCAGCTATCCCATCCACATCTACGGCCCGGTGATCGCCGGGGCTGACGTGCTGAGCGTGCCGATCACCGACTCCACCGACGAATTTCTGGCCCGCATTCAGGACGTCATCCCCCGCATGACGCCGCGGCCCAAGGTGCTGATCGTCAACTTCCCGGCCAATCCCACGGCACAGTGCGTCGAGCTGCCGTTCTTTGAGAAGCTGGTGGCCATCTGTAAGGAGTACGGCGTCTGGCTGGTCCACGACCTGGCCTATGCCGACATCGCCTTTGACGGCTACACCCCGCCCAGCGTGATGCAGGTGCCGGGCGCAAAGGACATCGCCGTCGAGTTCTTCACCCTGTCCAAGAGCTACAACATGCCCGGCTGGCGCGTCGGCTTCATGGTGGGTAACCCCACGCTGGTGGCCGCACTGGCCCGCATCAAGAGCTACTTCGACTACGGCACCTTCACACCCATCCAGGTGGCCAGCATCCTTGCGCTTGAGGGGCCGCAGGAATGCGTCCACCAGATCTGCGAGACCTACCGCAGCCGCCGCGATGTCCTGGTGAACGGCCTGAACAAACTCGGCTGGCCGGTGGAGATGCCCAAAGCGACCATGTTCGCCTGGGCCAAAATTCCCGAACAGTACCGCCACCTGAAGTCACTGGAGTTCAGCAAACTCATGCTCGAACAAGCCAAGGTAGCGGTAAGCCCCGGTATCGGCTTCGGAGAGTACGGCGACGACTACGTGCGGTTCTCATTGATCGAGAACGAAGAAAGAACCCGGCAGGCGCTGCGGGGGATTAAGCATATGTTCTCAAAGCCGATTGGGGATTGA